The Patescibacteria group bacterium DNA segment GGTTATTTGTAGCTTGATTATTGTTTTTATCTTTTTTGCCATATTAGATAGTAGTTAGTCTTTAGTGGTTAGGTAGAAGCTTTTGGAACCTAGCTACTAATTACTGTTTATTTATATTTTTTTAACTTGTAGAAAATCCAGTTCTACCGGCGTTTCGCGACCAAACATTGATACTAAGGCTTTTACCTTACCCCTGGTTTCGTCAATTTCAGAAACTCGACCTTCAAAGTTTTTGAACGGTCCATCGACAATACGAATCGGTTGTCCCAAAGAAAGGTCGATTTTGTATGTTGGCTCCTCGACCCCCATTCTTTTTTTAAGCGATTCAATTTCTTTTTTGGAAATAGGGGTGGGAATGGTGCCGGAACCGATAAAACCGGTAACGCTTGGTGTATTGCGGACAACATACCAAGAGTCGTCGGTAACAATCATTTCAACCATGACATATCCGGGAAAAATCTTTTCTTCAACAACTTTTCTTTTGCCGTTTTTGATTTTAATCTTCTTTTCGGTGGGGATTAAAACGTTAAAAATTTTATCATCCATTCCCATGGAGGCAATTCTTTGTTTCAAATTTTCGGCAACATTTTCTTCGTAACCGGAGTAAGTATGGATGACGTACCAACGTCGACCAAGATCTAATGTTTGTTTTGGCATATTAAATGGTTTTCGGCACGCAGCTGTCAACTTTTGGCAGTTGCTGGCTTAGTTTTAAAAAAAATTAACGATTAATAATGTTTTCAAACCCAATGGAAAAAATATAGTCGAGCGCGCCAAGTATGGCAGCTAAACCCAGGCTAATGCCGATTACTAGCAGGGTGTGCTTGGTAGTTTCTTTTTTAGTCGGCCAAGCAACTTTTTTCAGTTCGGCTTTTGATTCTTTGAAATAATCAACAATTTTGTTAGACATAAGGGCTAAATCGTTTAAAATTAAGGGTTTTTAAAACTGCCCCAGAAGGCAGTATTTATTGGCTAAATTATAAAGGATGTTTGGGGATAGGTCAAGGGGTATGTTGACAAATAGTGTAAATATGCTATTATATAAAATTAATGAGGAATCATTGGTTGTTTGACATAATATAATAAACAAAGGAGAAATCTGATGGGTAATGATCTGGAAAAAGGGGCAATCTCGGCTTTCAGGACGTGGAAGGAAGGGCGAATGGCTGAGATTAAGAGACGCGAGCAGGAGCTGGCGGCACTGCTGAAAGCAGCCGTTCCCCAGAGTTTCAGCGTGTGGCTGGCGGAAGCCGGCGAGACGGTGATCGAAAATCTGCTCGAGTACGGGTTATCCAGTCGTAAGTATCGACGCGAATACGATGGCGTCATTTACGGCTACACCGACCTCAATGAATTCGAACAGCGGTTCGAAGAGCTCAAGGTCGCCTGGCACGGTGTGGTTGGTATTGACATCATCTGGGATGGTGACTACCGGTTTGAGGTCACATTCACGGTTTTTTAGACGGAGGTTTTTCGAGAATGAAGGAAATGGAAGAAGAGTATTTCGGTATTGACTCTCCGGCGCACCGTTCGGTCCGTCAGCCGCGTCGTCGGGACAAAAAAGGCTGAAAGCGGCGGCGATTTTTACCCAAGGGCGTTGATATTCATAGCGAACGTTGGGTGGACGCCGGCAACGGTCGTGAAGAACTTGTGTTCTTCCACCAGCGGACCGGCAAGCCGATTGCTCTCGGCGTCGGCCGTCTGGCTGGGTCGTCCTGACAGGAAACATGTATAAACCGCGGAATAACCCCGCGGTTTTTTCTTTTATTCAATTTTGTGGTAAAATAAAGTTGTCAAATACTCTAAAAATAAAACAAAAATATGCAAAGCGTAGATTATTATCTCAGCAAGGCAATAGAGCGGGGCGCTTCGGATGTCCACCTAGTATCTAGCGACGCGCCAACTATTCGAATTTATGGTCAGTTGGAGCGAATCGATAAAGAAGACGGTCTTTTGGATAATAAAGAGCTGATGGCTGAGGTTTATAAAATGCTTACCAAAGAACAGATAGAGAAATTCGAAGAAGACTGGGAGCTTGATTATGCTTACGAATTAAAGGAAGCTCGTTTTCGTATCAATCTTCATTATCAAAGCGGGCAAATCGGTCTGGCTGCGCGTTTGATCCCGACGGTTATTCCGACGCCGGAAGAAATCAATCTTGAGCCGACTCTTTACGAGCTGACACATTTACAACAAGGTTTTATTTTAGTTACCGGTCCTACTGGTTGTGGTAAGTCCACTACCCTGGCTTCAATGATTAATATTATTAACCAAGAACGCCGGTGTCATATTATTACTTTGGAGGACCCGATTGAGTTTATCTATCCGACACTGCAAAGCGTAGTGGAACAGCGTGAGATCGGTCGTGACACCAAGTCTTTTCACGCCGGTCTCAAACGTGTTTTGCGCCAAGACCCCAATGTTATTTTGGTCGGTGAAATGCGTGATCCGGAAACAATGGCGGCGGCGCTTACCGCGGCCGAAACCGGACATTTAGTTTTTTCTACTTTGCACACCAATTCGGCGGCGGAAACCATGGAAAGAATTATCGATTCTTTTGACACTTTTCGACAGAAACAAATCCTGGTTCAACTGGCGGCATCGTTGAGAGCGGTGGTAACTCAGCAGCTGGTGCCGACGATCGATGGCAAAGTAACGGTGGTTAGAGAAATTATGATTAACACGCCGGCGATTGCTAATCTAATTCGTCATAACAAAATCGCTCAAATACCGTCGGTAATCCAAACAGGCAAAATCGACGGCATGGTTACAACCAACGCGGCGTTGAAGAATTTGTACAATAGAGGAATCATTTCCGAAGAAACTTATCGCAATAGGATGGTCAGCAGTGATAAGGTGGGGACGTTTTTTTAGAAATTGGCAGTTGGTATTATTTTTTTAATTTTAACTTTTTGCCTATGTCTCCAGAACGTTGGGAAAAACTAAAAGGGGAGTTGAAAGATAAGTTTTCTGATATTAAGGAAGAAAACGGCGAGCTGGACTTTGGTCCAGGAGATTTTGAACGTTTGAGTTTTACCGGACCAATGGGTAAGATTCGCCTTGATTTTATTACCCGACCGGCGGTGATTGATAAAAAAACCACGACATCGCGACGTGTCGGCGCCGGTGTTGCCGTCGATTATGTTTATTCGCAGGATGATTTTATTCATAAATTACAGGTTTATAAATGGAACGATGCCACTAGCGATTGGGACGAAATCAAAGCCAGTATGTTTGGAGAATAATAAATGCGAAAATTAGAAATTAGAAGTTTACAGCTACAAAAATTTCCAATTTCCAATTTCTTTATTTTTATATTGTGCGAAGGATTATCAGTAATAAGCCAACTTATTTCTTTCATTCAGGCAGGATAAAATTTCTCTGGCTGACTTTTGTTTTTATTGTCGTGATAATTGTTGGTCGGCTTTTTTGGTTGCAGGTGATAAAGTATGACGATTTTGCGGAGCTTGCCGCAATGCAGCACGACATCTATCAGGATATCGCTCCGGAAAGAGGAATTATTTACGCTCAAAACACCAAAAATCAGGGGGCTGATTTTTCCCCCTTAGCTATCAATCAGGAATTTTATTTGATATACGGTCAAACTTTTGCGGTGGAAAACTCCGAGCAAACAGCGAACAAAATGAACGAAGTTTTAGATCTGCCGCAAGACGTGGTGCAGCGGATTATTACACAACTATCCAAAATTAATGATCCTTACGAGCCGTTGGTGCATCGCGTTACCGAAGATAAAATAAAAAAAATAGAAGCGCTTGGTTTGCCGGGTATCAAATGGGAAAAAGAAAGTCTGCGTTACTATCCGCAAAAAAATATCAGTAGTAATGTTTTGGGGTTTGTCGGCTGGGTTGATGACAAGCTAGAAGGACAATACGGTATTGAAGGATATTTCAACGAAGAACTGCGGGGCGAATATGGCTGGCGGCATTCGGAGCGAGATGCTCAAGGCACAATCATCGGTGTTGGCGAGCAAAATTTTAAAAAAGCGGTAAACGGCAGTAGTATAGTTTTGACAATTGACGATGCTATCCAAAATGTCGCTTGTCAGAAGCTTAACGAAGCAGTGGAAAAATATGACGCTGAAGGCGGGTCGGCAATATTTATGAACCCTAAAACCGGGGCGATATTAGCCATGTGTGGTAGTCCGGATTTTGATCCGAACGCTTACAGTGAAGTGAAAGGGTCAAATGTTTATACTAATCCGGCGATTTTTTCGGCTTATGAACCGGGGTCGGTTTTTAAAATTATTACTATGGCAGCAGCGCTTGATGCTGGCAAAATAGAACCGGAAACCACCTATGAAGACACTGGTGAAGCAAAAATCGGTTCTTATTCCATAAAAAATTCCGACTTGAAAGCTCATGGCGTACAAACAATGGTCGATGTTCTTAAATGGTCACTTAACACCGGAGCGATTTGGGCGATGCGCCAAACCGGCTACGATACTTTTCGTGATTATGTTCGCAAATTCGGATTTGGCGATTTGACCGGGATTACTTTGAAAGGAGAAATGGCGGGAGATATTTCTTCACTAAACAAAAAAGGCGATATTTATCCCGCCACCGCTTCTTTTGGTCAGGGTATTATGGCAACGCCGTTACAAATGGTTAATTCTTATTCGACCATAGCTAATGGCGGCAAGATGATGAAGCCATATATTGTAGAAAAAATAATTGACAGTTCGGGCAATGTAACAAAGTATGAGCCGCAAGAATTACGTCGGGTAATCACCCCTCGGACTGCCAGTTTACTTTCCGGTATGATGGTGCAGGTTTTGGAAGCCGGGCATACGCCTCGAGCCAGGGTGCCAGCTTATTATTTGGCTGGAAAAACCGGTACGGCAGAAGTGGCTTCAAGCTCCGGTGGTTATGGCGCGAGAACCATTCATACTTTTATCGGTTTTGGTCCGGTGAGTAATCCTGTTTTTGTCGGTTTGATTCGCCTGGATTATCCGACGGCGGCGAAATACGCGGATAGTACCGCGGCGCCGACTTTTGCGGAAATCGCCAAATTTATTTTGAATTATTATGAAGTGAAGGCGGAGAGGACAGGGGAATAATGATTGTAAATTGAGAATAGGAAACGTATAAAACTATTTTTTTAAACTAAAAACCCCGTTCCATGTTGGTACGGGGTTTGGTGTTGAATCAAGAAACTAAGCGAGAAGTAATTCCAGTGACCGTTTGATTGATAATGTCGACATTTTTGCCTAGATTTTCTTCGGTCAAAGACATTTTTTCCAGGGCTTTTTTGACTTCCGCTTCGGCGGTCAGCATCCGCAGATCTTGCTCGAAATTCATAATGCTGGTGTGAAAGTTTCTGGTTTCCTCGATGATGAACGCGAAAACCTGAGCGGAGGTTTTTCGTTCTTTACTGATGGTCATGTCGGCGAGGCGTAGCGCTTCAAACTCGCTGATTTTTTCATAGTATTGGCTCGCCCTCGCTTCAATTTCGTTAATCCTTCCTTCCACGATTTGTTTCCAGCGAGAAAGCAGTTCTATGCTCTCGTCATTTTCTCGTTTTATTTTTTGCAGCTCGGCTATCCGCGAACCGCATAGACTGTTTTCTTGTCGGTTGAATTTTTTTATCTCGAAGCTTTTTAGCCGGGTTAGCAGTTTTTCGATT contains these protein-coding regions:
- the nusG gene encoding transcription termination/antitermination protein NusG, whose protein sequence is MPKQTLDLGRRWYVIHTYSGYEENVAENLKQRIASMGMDDKIFNVLIPTEKKIKIKNGKRKVVEEKIFPGYVMVEMIVTDDSWYVVRNTPSVTGFIGSGTIPTPISKKEIESLKKRMGVEEPTYKIDLSLGQPIRIVDGPFKNFEGRVSEIDETRGKVKALVSMFGRETPVELDFLQVKKI
- the secE gene encoding preprotein translocase subunit SecE, whose amino-acid sequence is MSNKIVDYFKESKAELKKVAWPTKKETTKHTLLVIGISLGLAAILGALDYIFSIGFENIINR
- a CDS encoding PilT/PilU family type 4a pilus ATPase, producing the protein MQSVDYYLSKAIERGASDVHLVSSDAPTIRIYGQLERIDKEDGLLDNKELMAEVYKMLTKEQIEKFEEDWELDYAYELKEARFRINLHYQSGQIGLAARLIPTVIPTPEEINLEPTLYELTHLQQGFILVTGPTGCGKSTTLASMINIINQERRCHIITLEDPIEFIYPTLQSVVEQREIGRDTKSFHAGLKRVLRQDPNVILVGEMRDPETMAAALTAAETGHLVFSTLHTNSAAETMERIIDSFDTFRQKQILVQLAASLRAVVTQQLVPTIDGKVTVVREIMINTPAIANLIRHNKIAQIPSVIQTGKIDGMVTTNAALKNLYNRGIISEETYRNRMVSSDKVGTFF
- a CDS encoding penicillin-binding protein 2 translates to MRRIISNKPTYFFHSGRIKFLWLTFVFIVVIIVGRLFWLQVIKYDDFAELAAMQHDIYQDIAPERGIIYAQNTKNQGADFSPLAINQEFYLIYGQTFAVENSEQTANKMNEVLDLPQDVVQRIITQLSKINDPYEPLVHRVTEDKIKKIEALGLPGIKWEKESLRYYPQKNISSNVLGFVGWVDDKLEGQYGIEGYFNEELRGEYGWRHSERDAQGTIIGVGEQNFKKAVNGSSIVLTIDDAIQNVACQKLNEAVEKYDAEGGSAIFMNPKTGAILAMCGSPDFDPNAYSEVKGSNVYTNPAIFSAYEPGSVFKIITMAAALDAGKIEPETTYEDTGEAKIGSYSIKNSDLKAHGVQTMVDVLKWSLNTGAIWAMRQTGYDTFRDYVRKFGFGDLTGITLKGEMAGDISSLNKKGDIYPATASFGQGIMATPLQMVNSYSTIANGGKMMKPYIVEKIIDSSGNVTKYEPQELRRVITPRTASLLSGMMVQVLEAGHTPRARVPAYYLAGKTGTAEVASSSGGYGARTIHTFIGFGPVSNPVFVGLIRLDYPTAAKYADSTAAPTFAEIAKFILNYYEVKAERTGE